From a region of the Babesia bovis T2Bo chromosome 1, whole genome shotgun sequence genome:
- a CDS encoding WD domain G-beta repeat family protein: MMNMAYWGLTETVMDLNAMKEFELKSKLHSIHLGITTNDLEVIRILRALIEPITLFGEGKYERRERLKKVLLFKYDRLFHGKDLNTAISTSSEAKNLYDVIKAFNIDMSNVFANKSIFGDLAQQDSVPDTGDKELFYTEGPEELKQFRSDLASHCWHRTITRKRYIHEYRDCTDQFEHEDDIDRYGNHLTESVTLAYSHLAAERPLTAAKFSPNMNYIAVSSFCSYVSLLHYHPENNLPLAKTLDNGSKEMLHCIDWAPGRCVIYHQDATPVDDKELLLATGGSGGSVTVWRPFATESASTVKTHDDRINRIKFHNFKNMVVTGSADETVRFFDTETMQEIYIQEGHSHGVHGLGINGDGNLVSSGDLHGVVLIIDIRTGKHIFQQPLHNGKVTSIEFHPVYNHLMATAAEDNSVKLFDLRKVRPATSLLAHTKLVSCIQFEPVYGRFLATASFDTHLKLWDAAEYKCRKVLSNNDAKVMGVNIAPDASSVVTACYDRTIRIFNTQLGNNPVGTPKMFHRDTIM; this comes from the coding sequence ATGATGAACATGGCATATTGGGGTCTGACGGAGACCGTCATGGACCTCAATGCTATGAAGGAGTTTGAATTGAAGAGCAAGCTGCACAGCATCCACCTGGGAATAACTACTAACGACCTAGAGGTCATAAGGATACTCCGGGCTCTTATAGAGCCCATAACGCTTTTCGGGGAGGGCAAATATGAGCGCAGGGAGCGCCTCAAGAAAGTGTTACTGTTTAAATACGACCGCCTCTTCCACGGTAAGGACCTTAACACCGCCATCAGCACATCGAGTGAGGCCAAGAACCTATACGATGTGATAAAGGCGTTCAATATAGACATGTCCAATGTATTTGCCAATAAATCCATATTCGGTGACTTGGCACAGCAGGACTCAGTACCGGATACCGGTGATAAGGAGCTGTTTTACACAGAGGGTCCGGAGGAACTCAAGCAGTTTAGAAGTGACCTCGCAAGCCACTGCTGGCACAGAACCATTACCCGGAAGAGATATATACACGAATATAGGGATTGCACGGACCAATTTGAACATGAGGACGATATAGATAGGTACGGCAACCACCTAACGGAATCTGTAACCCTGGCTTACTCGCACCTAGCTGCTGAACGGCCACTGACAGCTGCCAAGTTCTCACCAAACATGAATTACATCGCAGTAAGCAGCTTCTGCAGCTACGTTAGCCTGTTACACTACCACCCGGAAAACAATCTACCGTTAGCAAAGACACTCGACAACGGTTCCAAGGAAATGCTCCACTGCATTGATTGGGCACCAGGGCGctgtgtaatatatcatcagGATGCAACACCAGTGGATGACAAGGAGCTCTTGCTGGCCACTGGCGGCTCTGGAGGCAGTGTAACTGTATGGAGGCCCTTTGCTACGGAGTCAGCGTCAACTGTTAAAACGCACGATGACAGGATCAATCGCATTAAATTCCACAATTTCAAAAACATGGTTGTAACGGGCTCTGCAGACGAGACTGTACGGTTTTTCGATACAGAAACTATGCAGGAGATTTACATCCAGGAGGGCCATAGCCACGGGGTACATGGCCTGGGTATCAATGGAGATGGTAACCTAGTGTCATCCGGGGATCTGCATGGTGTAGTGCTCATTATAGATATCAGGACCGGTAAGCATATATTCCAGCAGCCACTGCATAATGGCAAGGTTACCTCCATTGAATTCCACCCAGTGTACAACCACTTGATGGCCACGGCAGCAGAGGACAATTCGGTTAAGCTATTCGATCTCAGGAAGGTACGACCGGCAACATCACTTCTAGCGCATACTAAACTAGTGAGCTGCATACAGTTTGAACCTGTATACGGGCGGTTCCTAGCTACTGCGTCGTTCGACACCCACCTCAAGCTGTGGGATGCCGCGGAATATAAGTGCAGGAAGGTACTGTCGAACAACGATGCCAAGGTCATGGGTGTAAACATAGCACCAGACGCGTCGTCAGTGGTCACCGCATGCTACGATCGCACTATACGCATATTCAACACGCAACTTGGGAATAACCCAGTTGGTACACCTAAAATGTTCCACAGGGACACTATAATGTAA
- a CDS encoding Major Facilitator Superfamily protein, giving the protein MAEVKGEAKEEVKPKVEVPPSSADTAPCSKDASVDAGNSKTINSKCGCTYTDVGNVFLPKRTKRMDRIKRQALPFGLSKYAVMALGCLSICLTSSLYYNWTIFEDMFVKQGILSNLCTEEEIAEAEPETFVCDLQRRWISNLYSAIMYTDSFVGIIGGYIGDRFGSYYALLIGQCFGVIAFVMFYKFTYSVITLAVTFFFWGISCSFALGPTWHYSRMFTFGNNMAVSMITGADNLSMFTPTILKVIADRFDIGFTGSSLTYIFWAVLVSLGTTLYFIPRRFIVLDEEESDEDYSFENMFNASFLGAVKDYRYWLSVTCYILLCSVRLFYRRSFTLLFFDNEEVTEFLEAASDLSFVASFVLGYMNEYFGVATMMGLTTAMYIAALLAIYFRNFPCAYTSALLFSIAQAGDIQQLITFIDEVFPEHESTLMGVANISNTIFGLILQFLFNYIFDLCGARFTVFLMIVILSGVIFLCYVIEIGRRAAEEERHMLHEQHVKEEEEEDKKEGATDKPHHEPQADEEDTSYNPLGSKLLLSNLLAVILSLPYYVSLCTSVAINNIGKHEPVAPSDHDIRIVRSLERSQFYTTSDRIVEMCSTLFYTGLVMLLGCIYEYSRVGGHVSMSYSIAILVSGVIITGIVCSLVVPYTQIFRVLPPVIVVALTMLPPIGFAILGYVQPNAAITFRLMVCLVIADAFVLFMAGNLMLYMNALMGSRHGVSVHSLMGWSHLGMGHIYCLLLIYTLREIYTGGGILGGYTIAMAMQCGVTLFGTAVIALYLVHESQYFCATSGSVAHCRGLHPCLSKWSSVSHTDYFGQHVPSQGLSENILTLCFVSSHCGEFNSRKNTDYGLWSMSYCTTGLISFSMDLLVLSVSVAIGLSDVAMLFISPGMMSYIATCTACISFCMRMIFMFFGDSIDARGIEEGRYKHVFWPSTLGVIIVLLAVNVVQFKWCTDAAVSTGVLIGFCVVYSVRVLLNCLLQHHMLLTLERFKVDSGATKYEHAHNTVSYMGIGHCLGLVGFALFCSYMYNAAN; this is encoded by the coding sequence ATGGCGGAAGTTAAGGGGGAAGCTAAGGAAGAAGTCAAGCCTAAGGTTGAGGTACCACCTTCCTCTGCTGATACGGCACCCTGTTCTAAGGATGCCTCTGTTGATGCTGGCAACTCTAAAACAATTAACTCCAAGTGCGGGTGCACTTACACTGACGTTGGCAATGTCTTTCTGCCCAAGCGTACTAAGCGTATGGACCGCATTAAACGCCAGGCTTTACCATTTGGTTTGAGCAAGTACGCCGTCATGGCATTGGGTTGTCTATCTATTTGTTTGACCTCTAGTTTATATTACAACTGGACTATATTTGAGGACATGTTTGTGAAGCAGGGTATATTGTCCAACTTGTGTACTGAAGAGGAGATTGCTGAGGCAGAGCCTGAGACTTTTGTTTGTGACCTTCAGCGTCGTTGGATTTCGAATCTATATTCTGCCATTATGTATACCGATTCCTTTGttggtatcattggtgGTTACATTGGTGACCGTTTCGGTTCTTACTACGCCTTATTGATCGGTCAATGCTTTGGCGTTATTGCTTTTGTGATGTTTTACAAGTTTACTTACTCCGTGATAACATTGGCTGTAACATTTTTCTTTTGGGGTATATCATGTTCTTTTGCTTTGGGTCCTACGTGGCACTATTCGCGTATGTTTACGTTTGGTAATAACATGGCAGTTAGTATGATTACTGGTGCTGACAACTTGAGTATGTTTACTCCTACTATCCTCAAGGTTATTGCCGATCGTTTTGACATTGGCTTCACAGGTTCTTCATTGACCTATATATTCTGGGCTGTTCTAGTATCTCTCGGTACTACTCTCTACTTCATTCCCCGTCGTTTCATAGTTTTGGATGAGGAAGAGAGTGACGAGGACTACTCTTTTGAGAACATGTTCAATGCTAGTTTCTTGGGTGCCGTGAAAGACTACCGATACTGGTTATCCGTGACATGTTACATTCTACTATGTTCAGTCCGTTTATTCTACCGTCGTTCATTTACACTCCTTTTCTTTGACAATGAGGAGGTGACTGAGTTTTTGGAAGCTGCTTCTGACTTATCATTTGTGGCTAGTTTCGTTCTTGGTTACATGAATGAGTACTTTGGTGTGGCCACTATGATGGGTTTGACTACAGCTATGTACATAGCTGCGTTACTGGCTATTTACTTCAGGAACTTCCCCTGTGCCTATACCTCCGCTTTATTGTTCTCCATTGCCCAGGCTGGTGATATCCAGCAGCTGATCACTTTTATCGATGAGGTGTTCCCGGAGCACGAGTCCACGTTGATGGGTGTTGCTAACATTAGCAACACCATATTCGGTTTGATCCTTCAGTTTTTGTTTAATTACATCTTCGACCTTTGTGGCGCTCGTTTCACTGTATTCCTGAtgattgttatattatctGGTGTTATCTTCTTATGTTACGTCATTGAGATTGGCCGTCGTGCAGCTGAGGAGGAGCGCCACATGCTACACGAACAGCACGTCAAAGAGGAAGAGGAGGAAGACAAGAAGGAAGGCGCCACTGATAAACCTCATCACGAGCCCCAAGCTGACGAGGAGGACACTTCCTACAATCCCTTGGGTTCCAAGCTCCTGTTATCTAACCTTCTGGCCGTCATTTTGAGCTTGCCCTACTACGTATCGCTCTGCACTTCAGTGGCCATTAACAACATTGGTAAGCACGAACCCGTTGCGCCTTCTGACCATGACATTCGTATAGTGCGCTCATTGGAGCGCAGCCAATTCTACACTACAAGCGACCGTATAGTTGAGATGTGCAGTACTTTGTTCTATACTGGCCTCGTCATGTTACTgggttgtatatatgaatattCTCGTGTAGGCGGCCACGTGTCAATGTCATATTCAATCGCTATACTGGTATCAGGCGTGATCATCACTGGTATCGTCTGCTCTCTTGTGGTGCCTTACACTCAGATCTTCAGGGTATTGCCTCCCGTTATCGTGGTAGCCTTGACTATGTTACCTCCCATTGGGTTTGCCATTCTAGGATACGTGCAGCCTAATGCGGCCATTACGTTCCGTTTGATGGTATGTTTGGTCATTGCTGATGCCTTCGTTTTGTTCATGGCTGGCAACTTGATGTTGTACATGAACGCTCTGATGGGTTCTCGTCATGGTGTTTCTGTACACAGCCTCATGGGTTGGAGTCACCTTGGCATGGGCCATATATACTGCTTGCTGTTGATATACACCCTGCGCGAGATATACACTGGAGGTGGTATTCTAGGTGGCTACACCATTGCCATGGCAATGCAGTGTGGCGTGACCCTGTTTGGCACGGCCGTTATTGCTTTATATCTCGTTCACGAGAGCCAGTACTTCTGCGCTACTTCGGGTTCAGTCGCTCACTGCCGTGGTCTCCACCCGTGCCTAAGTAAATGGTCCAGCGTAAGCCACACTGACTACTTTGGCCAGCACGTCCCTTCACAGGGTCTCTCGGAGAATATCTTAACCCTGTGCTTCGTGTCATCCCACTGCGGTGAATTCAACTCCCGCAAGAATACTGACTACGGGCTTTGGAGTATGTCCTACTGTACCACGGGATTGATATCTTTCTCAATGGATCTCCTTGTTCTGTCGGTATCGGTTGCTATTGGCCTAAGTGACGTGGCAATGTTGTTCATCTCCCCCGGTATGATGAGTTACATTGCTACCTGCACTGCCTGCATCAGCTTTTGTATGCGGATGATATTCATGTTCTTTGGTGACTCCATCGACGCTCGTGGGATTGAAGAGGGTCGATACAAGCATGTATTCTGGCCATCAACCCTGGGTGTGATCATTGTGCTTTTGGCTGTCAATGTAGTCCAGTTCAAGTGGTGCACTGACGCGGCTGTATCCACTGGCGTGTTGATTGGTTTCTGCGTTGTCTACAGTGTGCGCGTGTTGTTGAACTGCCTGCTTCAACACCACATGCTGCTTACACTCGAGCGCTTTAAGGTAGACTCTGGTGCTACCAAGTACGAGCACGCCCACAATACAGTGTCCTACATGGGCATAGGCCACTGTCTGGGACTCGTGGGATTCGCGCTATTCTGCAGCTATATGTACAATGCTGCAAATTGA
- a CDS encoding glycine cleavage T-protein (aminomethyl transferase) domain containing protein: protein MEVFLRRHVSPNQLTRAIHTNRYILSKNHSTHRNVIQSDITNQRSKHIPTTSNILRTPSEKIIEKIIQQRRCNNNSNPGDVYQLANEYLNLEHDQRVLSPSQDALLQQKINTLIQQRFNYNPVAQAGDALKAAKQDCSTAASTNEVQEEDTALNLDNIPMRNGTVLTLDTTAIPSQNEASDIFESLGTNRVDVPMLSIWTSERSIESVYYNGYILPLVASDVEKEYISLRNSAVLFNKSYALAILVMGQHATEFLEHFVTAEVKSIEKGLLQYTPILDTKGSVMDMAYIANYGTHYMILTNGLHKRNLYDYMTAYLVSCKREGLDVTMKPMRNSSVISLQGPKSEIVLRTLEYGPNVLNLDLAITNFMNCFECQLIWKDLDLTQTESIYTMRISDVGEDGFEFIGNPGAIRALAKTLANHELVLPAGFTVYDAARMEAGIMRTDVDIPTEASPIQTSVTWSLDMKRLRYGTMFGKPHIIAQMTNGVAKVRVGVMSNEMLTTDCYILKEDTRKPIGFITSSTWSQGLQMYLSQAYVNTEHARHDMTVYISMPVKPESPLTKREFRKYYRNKTKRQFIRGTVVKLPFVLHNYKIKEEQKNYVGGRNVPLQKSDRHGVHKESQINQDMEHKNEVKTKKQLWNEVIAKQRKQNAKTLEKAIEYIEKTTTTACVSKMESKEFDMKTTTLPVDRLNIAPRDNVPLVDAIQYYKQRHEKPVPPRHRRYRPIITGTQTNV, encoded by the exons ATGGAGGTCTTCCTAAGGAGGCATGTAAGCCCGAATCAACTAACACGAGCTATACATACTAATAGATACATTCTATCCAAGAATCACAGTACACACCGCAACGTAATCCAATCGGACATTACCAACCAGCGCAGTAAGCATATACCTACGACTAGTAACATATTACGTACACCAAGCGAAAAGATTATTGAAAAAATCATACAACAACGTAGATGCAACAACAACTCAAACCCAGGGGATGTATACCAACTGGCAAATGAGTACCTGAATCTAGAACATGACCAACGTGTACTCAGCCCTTCACAGGATGCATTGCTTCAACAGAAAATAAACACCCTGATACAACAAAGATTCAACTATAATCCAGTTGCTCAAGCAGGTGATGCACTTAAAGCTGCTAAACAAGATTGCAGCACTGCTGCTTCAACAAATGAAGTCCAGGAAGAAGATACTGCTTTAAATCTTGACAATATACCCATGCGCAATGGGACTGTTTTAACCCTAGATACCACAGCTATACCATCGCAAAATGAAGCATCGGATATATTCGAGTCATTGGGCACCAACAGGGTAGATGTACCAATGCTATCAATCTGGACATCGGAGAGATCGATAGAATCTGTGTACTATAATGGTTACATACTGCCGCTAGTGGCCAGTGATGTAGAGaaggaatatatatcactcaGGAATAGTGCAGTACTCTTCAACAAGTCATATGCACTGGCCATATTAGTCATGGGACAGCACGCAACCGAGTTCCTGGAGCACTTTGTCACAGCAGAAGTGAAGAGTATCGAGAAGGGACTCTTGCAATATACACCGATATTGGACACAAAGGGATCCGTAATGGATATGGCATATATAGCCAATTATGGGACACACTACATGATACTTACCAACGGACTCCATAAACGGAATCTGTACGATTATATGACGGCATATCTAGTATCATGCAAAAGAGAAGGACTTGATGTAACCATGAAACCAATGAGAAATAGCTCAGTCATCAGCCTACAGGGGCCTAAATCGGAGATAGTATTGAGAACACTAGAATATGGGCCAAATGTATTGAACCTAGATCTAGCGATAACAAATTTCATGAATTGCTTTGAGTGCCAACTCATATGGAAGGATCTAGACCTAACACAAACTGAAAGTATATACACGATGAGGATAAGCGATGTGGGTGAGGATGGCTTCGAGTTTATAGGAAACCCGGGAGCTATTAGAGCACTGGCAAA AACCTTGGCGAACCATGAGCTAGTTCTACCCGCGGGATTCACAGTATACGATGCAGCAAGGATGGAAGCGGGAATCATGAGAACCGATGTGGATATACCAACAGAAGCATCACCAATACAGACTTCAGTCACGTGGTCATTAGACATGAAGAGATTAAGATATGGTACAATGTTCGGGAAACCACATATCATCGCACAAATGACCAATGGCGTAGCCAAGGT GCGCGTCGGGGTAATGTCAAACGAAATGCTGACTACCGACTGCTACATACTCAAGGAGGATACACGAAAACCAATAG GGTTCATCACCTCGTCAACATGGAGCCAAGGGTTGCAAATGTACCTGTCGCAAGCATATGTCAACACGGAACACGCAAGACACGATATG ACGGTATACATAAGCATGCCAGTGAAACCAGAATCACCATTGACAAAACGAGAATTCCGGAAATACTATCGCAATAAGACAAAAAGGCAGTTTATAAGAGGTACAGTGGTAAAGCTGCCCTTCGTACTACACAATTATAAAATAAAGGAAGAACAGAAAAACTACGTAGGCGGTAGAAATGTGCCACTACAAAAAAGTGATCGCCATGGCGTTCATAAAGAAAGTCAGATTAATCAAGATATGGAGCATAAAAACGAAGTTAAAACAAAGAAACAATTGTGGAATGAAGTTATAGCGAAACAACGTAAACAAAACGCAAAAACATTGGAAAAGGCaattgaatatatagagAAAACAACTACAACGGCCTGCGTCAGTAAAATGGAATCAAAAGAATTTGACATGAAGACGACGACACTCCCAGTAGACAGATTGAATATAGCGCCAAGGGATAATGTGCCACTCGTAGATGCAatacaatattataaacaaAGACATGAAAAACCAGTACCACCGAGACACAGAAGATATAGACCAATAATAACAGGAACACAgacaaatgtgtaa
- a CDS encoding Hsp70 family protein gives MEEIGTLKTYRTRMVIRGFLAIYALIATICSVKAQHATIGVDWGEEYVEVAIGFRGHKPDILLNDTGSRKFYNAVALEGETRAFDQKAVAKLLKTPSKVIHRSAHIIGIPVTAQSGQGPVDLNKDDVIRTLEDNGTYFEWDYAPYEFAADENGQLHFKIGTQGIVKAEEVAGHFFNYIKSIVISNLKKAKVITNDEEKVGILAVIAVPCNYTQNQRRAIVYAAESADILVAKVVHGITAASTLRAFDQAPGKKKVLFCDIGSSGANIGVIEINVPEKDNKKSKSTEETQINVLSCVTREGIGGRYHDIALAQHLRKIFESKTNVALMPEYPNALQKLVKAANKAKIALTISDATTVAIEGLIRNVDFTPEQVTKETFNSLIQDSVNNIETTIHEAMELAGGLKMEDLDGVEIIGGASRVPAVQNKLVQIVAPQQLGFHLNAEEAVAVGAGYLAAAHNPFFKMRSAKIGDASVHLYEVSIVSTDTTHPDAIEKHTPLFKPGAKLNGSKSLVFKTKLDFNVTLKENGKPITLFHGTGVNHMINLEENKDKIAQITLVFMADHRGVITIVKSVAMLIDPEEDTTQPESETPENKTQETSEATPEQEVKPPTSFVIDLQITNIQDAFTKENLEASKLAIETLDKRDMDVVKRSESKNYLESMIYKYKGAIKETGFQEACNEETIKQISNMVNEYETWFDEESYNATLQEFEEKIDKLKQIATPVQARWAENEARPALVTSTQKVINKLQSNLEELMDKKPYLQQMTDILDTFKSVQTWWDDVQKKQEELKPNDEPAFNANSIKLQIEIAKQALTKLQKTPPPKPKKEEIKEKPVETQDMEQPQEDVNETVDQQEEQPETPPTDEL, from the coding sequence ATGGAGGAAATAGGCACATTAAAGACATACAGAACCCGTATGGTAATAAGGGGCTTTCTGGCAATATACGCCCTGATAGCAACTATATGCTCAGTTAAAGCGCAACACGCAACTATCGGAGTGGATTGGGGTGAGGAATATGTGGAAGTAGCCATCGGCTTCAGAGGACATAAGCCGGATATATTACTGAACGATACCGGTAGCAGGAAGTTCTATAACGCAGTGGCGTTGGAAGGAGAAACACGAGCTTTTGACCAAAAGGCAGTGGCTAAATTGCTAAAAACACCAAGCAAAGTGATACATAGATCAGCACATATCATAGGCATACCAGTAACAGCACAAAGCGGACAGGGGCCTGTAGATCTAAATAAAGATGATGTAATAAGGACACTGGAAGATAATGGAACCTACTTCGAATGGGATTATGCACCATATGAATTTGCAGCAGATGAAAATGGCCAATTGCACTTTAAAATAGGCACACAGGGCATAGTTAAAGCGGAAGAAGTGGCAGGGCACTTTTTCAACTACATTAAATCCATTGTCATATCAAACTTGAAAAAGGCAAAAGTAATCACGAACGATGAGGAAAAGGTGGGAATACTGGCGGTAATCGCTGTGCCATGCAACTATACACAAAATCAACGAAGAGCTATAGTTTATGCAGCTGAAAGTGCTGACATCCTAGTGGCAAAAGTAGTGCACGGAATTACTGCGGCGTCGACGCTAAGAGCATTTGATCAGGCACCAGGAAAGAAGAAAGTACTCTTCTGTGATATCGGGAGCTCGGGAGCCAATATAGGTGTTATCGAAATAAATGTACCAGAAAAGGATAATAAAAAGTCAAAGTCAACAGAGGAGACACAGATTAATGTTTTGTCATGTGTTACACGTGAAGGTATCGGGGGGAGGTACCATGACATAGCCCTGGCGCAACACCTACGGAAAATATTCGAAAGCAAAACCAATGTTGCACTAATGCCAGAATATCCAAACGCACTGCAAAAACTAGTTAAAGCAGCTAATAAAGCGAAAATAGCACTTACAATCTCAGATGCCACCACAGTAGCCATAGAAGGACTCATCAGGAACGTGGACTTCACACCAGAACAAGTTACCAAGGAGACATTCAACAGTCTCATACAGGATTCAGTTAACAATATAGAAACAACTATACACGAAGCAATGGAGTTAGCCGGCGGATTGAAAATGGAAGATTTAGATGGAGTGGAAATCATAGGTGGAGCCTCAAGAGTACCAGCAGTGCAAAATAAACTTGTACAAATTGTGGCACCACAGCAACTGGGTTTCCACCTAAACGCCGAAGAAGCAGTGGCAGTAGGAGCAGGATACCTAGCAGCAGCACATAACCCATTCTTCAAAATGAGAAGTGCAAAAATAGGAGATGCATCAGTACACCTCTATGAAGTCAGTATAGTCTCCACGGATACAACACATCCAGATGCCATAGAAAAACATACACCACTGTTTAAGCCAGGAGCTAAACTAAACGGATCAAAGAGCCTAGTATTCAAAACTAAATTAGATTTTAACGTTACCTTGAAGGAAAATGGCAAACCGATAACACTGTTCCATGGGACGGGAGTCAACCATATGATCAATTTAGAGGAAAATAAAGATAAAATCGCGCAAATCACTTTGGTGTTCATGGCAGATCATAGAGGTGTTATTACAATAGTTAAAAGCGTAGCTATGCTTATAGACCCAGAAGAAGATACAACGCAACCTGAGTCCGAAACACCagaaaataaaacacaGGAAACTAGTGAAGCAACACCAGAACAAGAAGTTAAACCACCGACTTCATTCGTAATTGACCTGCAGATAACCAACATCCAAGATGCATTCACAAAAGAGAATCTTGAGGCATCTAAATTAGCAATAGAAACACTTGATAAACGCGATATGGATGTAGTAAAAAGATCGGAAAGTAAAAATTATCTAGAATCAATGATTTACAAGTATAAAGGTGCTATCAAGGAAACGGGATTCCAAGAAGCATGTAATGAAGAGACGATAAAGCAAATTAGCAATATGGtaaatgaatatgaaacATGGTTCGATGAAGAATCATACAATGCAACTTTACAGGAATTTGAAGAAAAAATAGATAAACTTAAACAAATCGCAACACCAGTCCAGGCAAGATGGGCTGAAAATGAAGCACGACCAGCACTAGTAACCTCAACACAAAAAGTAATCAATAAACTACAAAGTAACTTAGAGGAGCTTATGGACAAGAAGCCATACCTGCAACAAATGACAGATATACTGGATACATTCAAATCCGTACAAACATGGTGGGATGATGTACAAAAGAAACAAGAAGAATTGAAACCAAACGATGAACCTGCATTCAACGCAAATAGTATCAAGCTACAAATCGAAATCGCAAAACAAGCACTAACAAAATTACAAAAAACACCACCACCAAAACCCAAAAAAGAAGAAATCAAGGAAAAACCAGTAGAAACACAAGATATGGAACAACCCCAAGAAGACGTTAACGAGACTGTGGATCAACAGGAAGAACAACCTGAAACACCACCTACAGATGAATTGTAA